The Alosa sapidissima isolate fAloSap1 chromosome 6, fAloSap1.pri, whole genome shotgun sequence genome window below encodes:
- the LOC121712357 gene encoding WD repeat-containing protein 26 isoform X1, giving the protein MQSNGSGQGQDSDLSCLNNAQNGESSSAGGAHSNGLISSTNNGNSGGTNNVAATGPGGSSTASGSDVGSIKKKKRLTQSEEDVIRLIGQHLHGLGLNQTVDLLMQESGCRLEHPSATKFRNHIMEGEWDKAENDLNELKALMHSPNAIVRMKFLLLQQKYLEFLEDGKVLEALQVLRGELTPLKYNTDRIHVLSGYLMCSHAEDLRAKAEWEGKGAASRCRLLDKLQTFLPPSVMLPPRRLQTLLRQAVEQQRDRCLYHNTRLDSSLDSVSLLLDHVCSRSAQHTRKQFPCYTQQILTEHCNEVWFCKFSNDGTKLATGSKDTTVIIWEVEPHTQQLKLLKTLEGHAYGVSYLAWSPDDAYLVACGPDDCSELWLWNVQTGELRTKMTQSHEDSLTSVAWNPDGKRFVTGGQRGQFYQCDLDGNLLDSWEGVRVQCLWCLGDGKTVLASDTHQRIRGYNFEDLTDRNIVQEDHPIMSFTVSRNGRLALLNVATQGVHLWDLHDRVLVRKYQGVTQGFYTIHSCFGGHNEDFIASGSEDHKVYIWHRRGELPIAELTGHTRTVNCVSWNPTHPGLLASASDDGTVRIWGPAPFQDGQELDSLHESCSGMDS; this is encoded by the exons ATGCAGTCCAACGGATCAGGACAGGGACAGGACTCGGACCTTTCCTGCTTGAACAACGCACAGAACGGAGAGTCCTCCTCGGCCGGAGGAGCGCACTCCAACGGGCTTATTTCCAGCACAAACAACGGGAACAGCGGCGGTACCAATAACGTAGCTGCGACAGGACCGGGTGGTAGCTCCACTGCATCGGGTTCGGACGTGGGCTCCATTAAGAAAAAGAAACGTCTAACACAGTCCGAGGAAGATGTGATCAGACTAATAGGGCAACATCTACACGGGTTAGGGCTCAA TCAGACGGTGGACTTGTTGATGCAAGAGTCGGGCTGCAGACTGGAGCACCCATCTGCTACAAAGTTCCGCAACCACATCATGGAGGGAGAGTgggataag GCTGAAAATGATCTGAATGAGCTGAAAGCATTGATGCACTCACCCAATGCCATTGTG CGGATGAAGTTCCTGCTCCTACAGCAGAAGTATCTGGAGTTCCTTGAGGACGGGAAGGTTCTGGAAGCTCTGCAGGTGCTGAGAGGCGAGCTCACACCCCTCAAGTACAACACAGACCGCATCCACGTCCTCAGCGG GTACCTGATGTGCAGTCACGCAGAGGACCTGAGAGCCAAAGCAGAGTGGGAGGGCAAAGGAGCCGCGTCACGCTGCCGACTACTGGACAAGCTGCAAA cgttccTGCCCCCCTCAGTGATGTTGCCCCCACGGCGGCTGCAGACTCTCCTCCGTCAGGCGGTGGAGCAGCAGCGAGATCGCTGCCTCTACCACAACACCCGTCTAGACAGCAGTCTGGACTCCGTCTCTCTGCTGCTGGACCACGTCTGCAGCAGGTCAGCCCAACACACACG gAAGCAGTTCCCATGTTACACACAGCAGATCCTGACAGAACACTGTAACGAAGTTTGGTTCTGCAAGTTCTCCAATGACGGAACCAAACTGGCTACTGGTTCTAAAGACACCACTGTTATCATATGGGAGGTGGAACCG CACACGCAGCAGCTGAAGCTGTTGAAGACTCTGGAAGGACACGCCTACGGGGTGTCGTACCTGGCTTGGAGTCCGGATGATGCCTACCTGGTCGCCTGCGGACCTGACGACTGCTCTGAACTCTGGCTCTGGAATgtacag ACTGGAGAGTTGCGCACTAAGATGACCCAGTCCCACGAGGACAGCCTGACCAGCGTGGCCTGGAACCCTGATGGCAAGCGCTTTGTCACGGGGGGACAGAGGGGACAGTTCTACCAGTGT GATCTGGATGGGAATCTTTTGGATTCGTGGGAGGGTGTCCGTGTGCAGTGTCTCTGGTGTTTGGGGGACGGTAAAACCGTCCTGGCCTCGGACACACACCAGCGAATCCGTGGATACAACTTTGAGGACCTCACTGACAGAAACAT agtcCAAGAGGATCACCCTATCATGTCGTTCACTGTGTCTAGAAATGGAAGGTTAGCGCTTTTAAACGTAGCAACTCAG ggtgtgcaTCTCTGGGATCTGCATGACCGTGTGTTGGTGAGGAAGTACCAGGGAGTGACTCAGGGCTTCTACACCATACACTCCTGCTTCGGAGGACACAACGAGGACTTCATAGCAAGCGGCagtgaag ACCATAAAGTGTATATCTGGCACCGGCGTGGTGAGCTGCCCATCGCTGAGCTCACCGGACACACTCGCACCGTCAACTGCGTCAGCTGGAACCCCACCCACCCCGGCCTTTTGGCCAGCGCCTCTGATGACGGAACCGTGCGCATCTGGGGCCCAGCGCCTTTCCAGGACGGGCAGGAGCTTGACAGTCTCCacg AAAGCTGCAGTGGTATGGATAGTTGA
- the LOC121712357 gene encoding WD repeat-containing protein 26 isoform X2, producing MQSNGSGQGQDSDLSCLNNAQNGESSSAGGAHSNGLISSTNNGNSGGTNNVAATGPGGSSTASGSDVGSIKKKKRLTQSEEDVIRLIGQHLHGLGLNQTVDLLMQESGCRLEHPSATKFRNHIMEGEWDKAENDLNELKALMHSPNAIVRMKFLLLQQKYLEFLEDGKVLEALQVLRGELTPLKYNTDRIHVLSGYLMCSHAEDLRAKAEWEGKGAASRCRLLDKLQTFLPPSVMLPPRRLQTLLRQAVEQQRDRCLYHNTRLDSSLDSVSLLLDHVCSRKQFPCYTQQILTEHCNEVWFCKFSNDGTKLATGSKDTTVIIWEVEPHTQQLKLLKTLEGHAYGVSYLAWSPDDAYLVACGPDDCSELWLWNVQTGELRTKMTQSHEDSLTSVAWNPDGKRFVTGGQRGQFYQCDLDGNLLDSWEGVRVQCLWCLGDGKTVLASDTHQRIRGYNFEDLTDRNIVQEDHPIMSFTVSRNGRLALLNVATQGVHLWDLHDRVLVRKYQGVTQGFYTIHSCFGGHNEDFIASGSEDHKVYIWHRRGELPIAELTGHTRTVNCVSWNPTHPGLLASASDDGTVRIWGPAPFQDGQELDSLHESCSGMDS from the exons ATGCAGTCCAACGGATCAGGACAGGGACAGGACTCGGACCTTTCCTGCTTGAACAACGCACAGAACGGAGAGTCCTCCTCGGCCGGAGGAGCGCACTCCAACGGGCTTATTTCCAGCACAAACAACGGGAACAGCGGCGGTACCAATAACGTAGCTGCGACAGGACCGGGTGGTAGCTCCACTGCATCGGGTTCGGACGTGGGCTCCATTAAGAAAAAGAAACGTCTAACACAGTCCGAGGAAGATGTGATCAGACTAATAGGGCAACATCTACACGGGTTAGGGCTCAA TCAGACGGTGGACTTGTTGATGCAAGAGTCGGGCTGCAGACTGGAGCACCCATCTGCTACAAAGTTCCGCAACCACATCATGGAGGGAGAGTgggataag GCTGAAAATGATCTGAATGAGCTGAAAGCATTGATGCACTCACCCAATGCCATTGTG CGGATGAAGTTCCTGCTCCTACAGCAGAAGTATCTGGAGTTCCTTGAGGACGGGAAGGTTCTGGAAGCTCTGCAGGTGCTGAGAGGCGAGCTCACACCCCTCAAGTACAACACAGACCGCATCCACGTCCTCAGCGG GTACCTGATGTGCAGTCACGCAGAGGACCTGAGAGCCAAAGCAGAGTGGGAGGGCAAAGGAGCCGCGTCACGCTGCCGACTACTGGACAAGCTGCAAA cgttccTGCCCCCCTCAGTGATGTTGCCCCCACGGCGGCTGCAGACTCTCCTCCGTCAGGCGGTGGAGCAGCAGCGAGATCGCTGCCTCTACCACAACACCCGTCTAGACAGCAGTCTGGACTCCGTCTCTCTGCTGCTGGACCACGTCTGCAGCAG gAAGCAGTTCCCATGTTACACACAGCAGATCCTGACAGAACACTGTAACGAAGTTTGGTTCTGCAAGTTCTCCAATGACGGAACCAAACTGGCTACTGGTTCTAAAGACACCACTGTTATCATATGGGAGGTGGAACCG CACACGCAGCAGCTGAAGCTGTTGAAGACTCTGGAAGGACACGCCTACGGGGTGTCGTACCTGGCTTGGAGTCCGGATGATGCCTACCTGGTCGCCTGCGGACCTGACGACTGCTCTGAACTCTGGCTCTGGAATgtacag ACTGGAGAGTTGCGCACTAAGATGACCCAGTCCCACGAGGACAGCCTGACCAGCGTGGCCTGGAACCCTGATGGCAAGCGCTTTGTCACGGGGGGACAGAGGGGACAGTTCTACCAGTGT GATCTGGATGGGAATCTTTTGGATTCGTGGGAGGGTGTCCGTGTGCAGTGTCTCTGGTGTTTGGGGGACGGTAAAACCGTCCTGGCCTCGGACACACACCAGCGAATCCGTGGATACAACTTTGAGGACCTCACTGACAGAAACAT agtcCAAGAGGATCACCCTATCATGTCGTTCACTGTGTCTAGAAATGGAAGGTTAGCGCTTTTAAACGTAGCAACTCAG ggtgtgcaTCTCTGGGATCTGCATGACCGTGTGTTGGTGAGGAAGTACCAGGGAGTGACTCAGGGCTTCTACACCATACACTCCTGCTTCGGAGGACACAACGAGGACTTCATAGCAAGCGGCagtgaag ACCATAAAGTGTATATCTGGCACCGGCGTGGTGAGCTGCCCATCGCTGAGCTCACCGGACACACTCGCACCGTCAACTGCGTCAGCTGGAACCCCACCCACCCCGGCCTTTTGGCCAGCGCCTCTGATGACGGAACCGTGCGCATCTGGGGCCCAGCGCCTTTCCAGGACGGGCAGGAGCTTGACAGTCTCCacg AAAGCTGCAGTGGTATGGATAGTTGA